A genome region from Hevea brasiliensis isolate MT/VB/25A 57/8 chromosome 9, ASM3005281v1, whole genome shotgun sequence includes the following:
- the LOC110650395 gene encoding uncharacterized protein LOC110650395 isoform X1: MSIPKELEQVMKLRGGSVLGKKTILKSDHFPGCQNKRLTPQIDGAPNYRQADSLPVHGVAIPTVEGIRNVLKHIGAQKDGKQAQVLWFNLREEPVVYINGRPFVLRDVERPFSNLEYTGINRSRVEQMEARLKEDILMEAARYGNKILVTDELPDGQMVDQWEPVSCDSVKTPLEANEELQLEGYLFDYERVPITDEKSPEEQDFDILVDKIYSANLNKEIIFNCQMGRGRTTTGMVIATLVYLNRIGASGIPRTNSIGRVFDAGSTVADNLPNSEEAIRRGEYAVIRSLTRVLEGGVEGKRQVDKVIDKCASMQNLREAIANYRNSILRQPDEMKRAASLSFFVEYLERYYFLICFAVYIHSERDALRSSSFGHSSFADWMRARPELYSIIRRLLRRDPMGALGYASLKPSLMKIAESADGRPHEMGVVAALRNGEVLGSQTVLKSDHCPGCQNPSLPERVEGAPNFREVPGFPVYGVANPTIDGILSVIQRIGSSKGGRPIFWHNMREEPVIYINRKPFVLREVERPYKNMLEYTGIDRERVERMEARLKEDILREAERYGGAIMVIHETDDGQIFDAWEHVNSDSVKTPLEVFKCLEADGLPIKYARVPITDGKAPKSSDFDTLAANIASASKDTSFVFNCQMGRGRTTTGTVIACLLKLRIDYGRPIRVLVDDMTREEVDSGSSSGEETGGNAAASPSSVTRVRTGTEQGRAFGIDDILLLWKITRLFENGVECREALDAVIDRCSALQNLRQAVLHYRKVVNQQHVEPRVRRVALNRGAEYLERYFRLIAFAAYLGSEAFDGFCGEGELRMTFKSWLHQRPEVQAIKWSIRLRPGRFFTIPEELRAPQESQHGDAVMEATIKARNGSVLGTGSILKMYFFPGQRTSSHIQIHGAPHVYKVDGYPVYSMATPTIAGAKEMLAYLGAKPKVEGSFAHKVILTDLREEAVVYINGIPFVLRELHKPVDTLKHVGITGPMVEHMEARLKEDIVSEVRQSGGRMLLHREEYNPATNQSSVIGYWENIFADDVKTPAEVYAALKDEGYNITYRRIPLTREREALASDVDAIQCCKDDCEGSYLFVSHTGFGGVAYAMAVICIRLGAEANFAAKIPQTLVGTESFSVQGGNLPSQSSDEETLKMGDYRDILSLTRVLMYGPKSKADVDIIIDKCAGAGHLRDDILYYSKELSKYPDDDDEQRAYIMDMGIKALRRYFYLITFRSYLYCANPTETRFTSWMGARPELGHLCNNLRIDK, translated from the exons ATGTCGATACCTAAGGAATTGGAGCAGGTGATGAAGCTCAGAGGTGGATCAGTGCTGGGAAAGAAGACCATTCTAAAGAGCGACCATTTCCCTGGCTGTCAAAACAAGCGACTAACTCCTCAGATTGATGGCGCCCCTAATTACCGTcag GCTGATTCATTGCCTGTACACGGTGTTGCAATTCCAACAGTTGAGGGTATTCGTAACGTTCTTAAGCATATTGGGGCACAAAAAGATGGGAAGCAGGCACAAGTTCTTTGGTTTAATCTTCGTGAGGAACCG GTGGTGTACATTAATGGACGTCCTTTTGTCTTGCGTGATGTAGAAAGGCCCTTCTCCAATCTTGAATATACG GGAATCAACAGGTCTAGGGTTGAGCAAATGGAGGCTCGATTAAAAGAAGATATCCTGATGGAAGCTGCAAG ATATGGAAATAAAATACTTGTCACTGATGAACTACCAGATGGTCAGATGGTGGACCAATGGGAACCAGTGTCATGTGATTCTGTGAAGACGCCACTAGAG GCAAATGAGGAACTGCAATTAGAGGGGTACCTTTTTGACTATGAACGTGTTCCTATAACTGATGAAAAATCACCGGAGGAACAGGATTTTGATATCTTA GTTGATAAAATTTATAGCGCAAACTTGAATAAAGAAATCATATTTAATTGTCAAATGGGACGTGGAAGAACGACAACTGGGATGGTCATTGCGACTTTGGTTTACCTCAACCGAATTGGAGCTTCTG GTATTCCAAGAACCAATTCGATAGGGAGAGTTTTTGACGCTGGTTCTACTGTCGCTGATAATTTGCCAAACTCAGAGGAGGCAATTCGTAGAGGAGAATATGCAGTAATAAGAAGCTTGACCAGGGTTTTAGAG GGTGGTGTTGAAGGCAAAAGACAAGTGGATAAAGTCATTGATAAGTGTGCCTCCATGCAG aacttgcgtGAAGCAATTGCCAATTATCGCAATAGCATTCTTCGTCAACCAGATGAGATGAAGAGAGCGgcttcactttcattttttgtgGAATACTTGGAAAGATATTACTTTCTGATATGCTTTGCTGTATATATTCATTCAGAGAGAGATGCCCTCCGTTCTAGTTCTTTTGGCCATAGCAGTTTTGCTGACTGGATGAGAGCACGGCCTGAGCTGTATAGCATAATTCGTAG GTTGCTTAGGAGAGATCCAATGGGTGCACTTGGATATGCAAGTTTGAAGCCATCTCTGATGAAAATTGCTGAATCTGCTGATGGCCGTCCTCATGAGATGGGCGTTGTTGCTGCTTTAAGAAATGGGGAGGTTCTAGGAAGTCAAACTGTTCTAAAGAGTGACCATTGTCCTGGTTGTCAAAACCCGAGTTTACCAGAGAGAGTGGAGGGTGCACCTAATTTCAGAGAAGTTCCTGGGTTTCCTGTTTATGGAGTTGCAAATCCAACTATAGATGGTATTCTTTCTGTAATTCAAAGGATTGGAAGCTCCAAAGGTGGTCGCCCTATTTTTTGGCACAATATGAGAGAAGAACCTGTTATCTACATCAACAGAAAACCATTTGTGCTCCGTGAAGTTGAAAGACCATATAAGAACATGCTGGAGTACACG GGAATTGATCGTGAGAGAGTGGAGAGAATGGAAGCTCGATTGAAGGAAGATATCTTACGAGAAGCTGAACGGTATGGAGGTGCTATAATGGTCATTCATGAAACAGATGATGGACAAATTTTTGATGCATGGGAACATGTGAATTCTGATTCTGTTAAGACCCCACTTGAGGTCTTCAAATGCCTAGAGGCTGATGGGCTTCCCATTAAGTATGCACGTGTGCCAATCACTGATGGAAAAGCTCCCAAAAGTTCTGACTTTGACACATTGGCAGCAAATATTGCTTCTGCTTCCAAGGATACTTCTTTTGTTTTCAATTGCCAG ATGGGGAGGGGAAGGACAACCACTGGCACTGTAATTGCTTGCCTTCTAAAACTTAGAATAGATTATGGGCGACCAATTAGAGTCCTAGTTGATGATATGACCCGTGAAGAGGTGGATAGTGGCAGCTCAAGTGGTGAAGAAACTGGAGGCAATGCTGCTGCATCCCCCTCTAGTGTTACCAGAGTAAGGACTGGAACAGAGCAAGGTCGTGCTTTTGGCATTGATGATATCCTATTGTTGTGGAAGATAACAAGATTATTTGAGAATGGGGTGGAATGCCGAGAAGCCTTAGATGCTGTAATTGATAGATGCTCTGCATTGCAGAATCTACGGCAAGCTGTTCTGCATTACAGAAAGGTTGTCAACCAACAACATGTTGAGCCAAGGGTGAGGAGAGTGGCTTTGAACCGTGGTGCTGAATATCTGGAGCGGTACTTTCGTTTAATTGCTTTTGCAGCCTATCTTGGAAGTGAAGCATTTGATGGATTTTGTGGTGAAGGAGAATTGAGGATGACATTTAAGAGTTGGTTGCATCAAAGACCTGAGGTCCAAGCGATAAAATGGAGCATAAGACTAAGGCCTGGGCGGTTTTTCACTATCCCT GAGGAGTTGAGAGCACCCCAGGAATCCCAACATGGAGATGCAGTAATGGAGGCCACTATCAAGGCCCGTAATGGTTCAGTTTTAGGAACAGGCTCTATACTTAAAATGTATTTCTTTCCTGGTCAGAGGACTTCCAGTCACATACAAATTCATGGAGCACCACATGTTTACAAG GTGGATGGATACCCTGTGTATAGCATGGCAACTCCAACAATTGCTGGTGCTAAAGAGATGCTCGCATATTTGGGTGCCAAGCCCAAGGTAGAAGGATCATTTGCTCATAAAGTGATATTGACCGATCTCAGAGAAGAAGCAGTTGTTTACATTAATGGCATACCATTTGTCCTCAGGGAGTTGCATAAACCTGTTGATACACTCAAGCATGTTGGAATTACTGGTCCCATG GTAGAACATATGGAGGCACGACTAAAAGAGGATATAGTATCTGAGGTGAGGCAATCTGGAGGAAGAATGCTTTTACATCGTGAAGAATATAACCCAGCAACAAACCAGTCCAGTGTCATAGGATACTGGGAAAACATCTTTGCAGATGATGTGAAGACACCAGCTGAAGTTTATGCTGCCCTAAAAGATGAGGGCTATAATATAACATATAGGAGGATACCATTAACTAGAGAGAGGGAGGCTTTAGCTTCTGATGTTGATGCAATCCAGTGTTGCAAAGATGA CTGCGAAGGGAGTTACCTTTTTGTTTCACACACGGGGTTTGGTGGCGTTGCGTATGCAATGGCAGTTATTTGTATCAGACTTGGTGCAGAGGCAAACTTCGCAGCAAAGATTCCACAAACATTGGTTGGTACAGAGTCATTTTCTGTGCAAGGAGGGAACTTACCTTCTCAATCCTCTGACGAAGAGACACTCAAGATGGGTGATTACCGTGACATTCTAAGTCTTACAAGAGTTCTCATGTATGGTCCAAAGAGCAAAGCAGATGTTGACATTATTATTGACAA
- the LOC110650395 gene encoding uncharacterized protein LOC110650395 isoform X2: MEARLKEDILMEAARYGNKILVTDELPDGQMVDQWEPVSCDSVKTPLEANEELQLEGYLFDYERVPITDEKSPEEQDFDILVDKIYSANLNKEIIFNCQMGRGRTTTGMVIATLVYLNRIGASGIPRTNSIGRVFDAGSTVADNLPNSEEAIRRGEYAVIRSLTRVLEGGVEGKRQVDKVIDKCASMQNLREAIANYRNSILRQPDEMKRAASLSFFVEYLERYYFLICFAVYIHSERDALRSSSFGHSSFADWMRARPELYSIIRRLLRRDPMGALGYASLKPSLMKIAESADGRPHEMGVVAALRNGEVLGSQTVLKSDHCPGCQNPSLPERVEGAPNFREVPGFPVYGVANPTIDGILSVIQRIGSSKGGRPIFWHNMREEPVIYINRKPFVLREVERPYKNMLEYTGIDRERVERMEARLKEDILREAERYGGAIMVIHETDDGQIFDAWEHVNSDSVKTPLEVFKCLEADGLPIKYARVPITDGKAPKSSDFDTLAANIASASKDTSFVFNCQMGRGRTTTGTVIACLLKLRIDYGRPIRVLVDDMTREEVDSGSSSGEETGGNAAASPSSVTRVRTGTEQGRAFGIDDILLLWKITRLFENGVECREALDAVIDRCSALQNLRQAVLHYRKVVNQQHVEPRVRRVALNRGAEYLERYFRLIAFAAYLGSEAFDGFCGEGELRMTFKSWLHQRPEVQAIKWSIRLRPGRFFTIPEELRAPQESQHGDAVMEATIKARNGSVLGTGSILKMYFFPGQRTSSHIQIHGAPHVYKVDGYPVYSMATPTIAGAKEMLAYLGAKPKVEGSFAHKVILTDLREEAVVYINGIPFVLRELHKPVDTLKHVGITGPMVEHMEARLKEDIVSEVRQSGGRMLLHREEYNPATNQSSVIGYWENIFADDVKTPAEVYAALKDEGYNITYRRIPLTREREALASDVDAIQCCKDDCEGSYLFVSHTGFGGVAYAMAVICIRLGAEANFAAKIPQTLVGTESFSVQGGNLPSQSSDEETLKMGDYRDILSLTRVLMYGPKSKADVDIIIDKCAGAGHLRDDILYYSKELSKYPDDDDEQRAYIMDMGIKALRRYFYLITFRSYLYCANPTETRFTSWMGARPELGHLCNNLRIDK; this comes from the exons ATGGAGGCTCGATTAAAAGAAGATATCCTGATGGAAGCTGCAAG ATATGGAAATAAAATACTTGTCACTGATGAACTACCAGATGGTCAGATGGTGGACCAATGGGAACCAGTGTCATGTGATTCTGTGAAGACGCCACTAGAG GCAAATGAGGAACTGCAATTAGAGGGGTACCTTTTTGACTATGAACGTGTTCCTATAACTGATGAAAAATCACCGGAGGAACAGGATTTTGATATCTTA GTTGATAAAATTTATAGCGCAAACTTGAATAAAGAAATCATATTTAATTGTCAAATGGGACGTGGAAGAACGACAACTGGGATGGTCATTGCGACTTTGGTTTACCTCAACCGAATTGGAGCTTCTG GTATTCCAAGAACCAATTCGATAGGGAGAGTTTTTGACGCTGGTTCTACTGTCGCTGATAATTTGCCAAACTCAGAGGAGGCAATTCGTAGAGGAGAATATGCAGTAATAAGAAGCTTGACCAGGGTTTTAGAG GGTGGTGTTGAAGGCAAAAGACAAGTGGATAAAGTCATTGATAAGTGTGCCTCCATGCAG aacttgcgtGAAGCAATTGCCAATTATCGCAATAGCATTCTTCGTCAACCAGATGAGATGAAGAGAGCGgcttcactttcattttttgtgGAATACTTGGAAAGATATTACTTTCTGATATGCTTTGCTGTATATATTCATTCAGAGAGAGATGCCCTCCGTTCTAGTTCTTTTGGCCATAGCAGTTTTGCTGACTGGATGAGAGCACGGCCTGAGCTGTATAGCATAATTCGTAG GTTGCTTAGGAGAGATCCAATGGGTGCACTTGGATATGCAAGTTTGAAGCCATCTCTGATGAAAATTGCTGAATCTGCTGATGGCCGTCCTCATGAGATGGGCGTTGTTGCTGCTTTAAGAAATGGGGAGGTTCTAGGAAGTCAAACTGTTCTAAAGAGTGACCATTGTCCTGGTTGTCAAAACCCGAGTTTACCAGAGAGAGTGGAGGGTGCACCTAATTTCAGAGAAGTTCCTGGGTTTCCTGTTTATGGAGTTGCAAATCCAACTATAGATGGTATTCTTTCTGTAATTCAAAGGATTGGAAGCTCCAAAGGTGGTCGCCCTATTTTTTGGCACAATATGAGAGAAGAACCTGTTATCTACATCAACAGAAAACCATTTGTGCTCCGTGAAGTTGAAAGACCATATAAGAACATGCTGGAGTACACG GGAATTGATCGTGAGAGAGTGGAGAGAATGGAAGCTCGATTGAAGGAAGATATCTTACGAGAAGCTGAACGGTATGGAGGTGCTATAATGGTCATTCATGAAACAGATGATGGACAAATTTTTGATGCATGGGAACATGTGAATTCTGATTCTGTTAAGACCCCACTTGAGGTCTTCAAATGCCTAGAGGCTGATGGGCTTCCCATTAAGTATGCACGTGTGCCAATCACTGATGGAAAAGCTCCCAAAAGTTCTGACTTTGACACATTGGCAGCAAATATTGCTTCTGCTTCCAAGGATACTTCTTTTGTTTTCAATTGCCAG ATGGGGAGGGGAAGGACAACCACTGGCACTGTAATTGCTTGCCTTCTAAAACTTAGAATAGATTATGGGCGACCAATTAGAGTCCTAGTTGATGATATGACCCGTGAAGAGGTGGATAGTGGCAGCTCAAGTGGTGAAGAAACTGGAGGCAATGCTGCTGCATCCCCCTCTAGTGTTACCAGAGTAAGGACTGGAACAGAGCAAGGTCGTGCTTTTGGCATTGATGATATCCTATTGTTGTGGAAGATAACAAGATTATTTGAGAATGGGGTGGAATGCCGAGAAGCCTTAGATGCTGTAATTGATAGATGCTCTGCATTGCAGAATCTACGGCAAGCTGTTCTGCATTACAGAAAGGTTGTCAACCAACAACATGTTGAGCCAAGGGTGAGGAGAGTGGCTTTGAACCGTGGTGCTGAATATCTGGAGCGGTACTTTCGTTTAATTGCTTTTGCAGCCTATCTTGGAAGTGAAGCATTTGATGGATTTTGTGGTGAAGGAGAATTGAGGATGACATTTAAGAGTTGGTTGCATCAAAGACCTGAGGTCCAAGCGATAAAATGGAGCATAAGACTAAGGCCTGGGCGGTTTTTCACTATCCCT GAGGAGTTGAGAGCACCCCAGGAATCCCAACATGGAGATGCAGTAATGGAGGCCACTATCAAGGCCCGTAATGGTTCAGTTTTAGGAACAGGCTCTATACTTAAAATGTATTTCTTTCCTGGTCAGAGGACTTCCAGTCACATACAAATTCATGGAGCACCACATGTTTACAAG GTGGATGGATACCCTGTGTATAGCATGGCAACTCCAACAATTGCTGGTGCTAAAGAGATGCTCGCATATTTGGGTGCCAAGCCCAAGGTAGAAGGATCATTTGCTCATAAAGTGATATTGACCGATCTCAGAGAAGAAGCAGTTGTTTACATTAATGGCATACCATTTGTCCTCAGGGAGTTGCATAAACCTGTTGATACACTCAAGCATGTTGGAATTACTGGTCCCATG GTAGAACATATGGAGGCACGACTAAAAGAGGATATAGTATCTGAGGTGAGGCAATCTGGAGGAAGAATGCTTTTACATCGTGAAGAATATAACCCAGCAACAAACCAGTCCAGTGTCATAGGATACTGGGAAAACATCTTTGCAGATGATGTGAAGACACCAGCTGAAGTTTATGCTGCCCTAAAAGATGAGGGCTATAATATAACATATAGGAGGATACCATTAACTAGAGAGAGGGAGGCTTTAGCTTCTGATGTTGATGCAATCCAGTGTTGCAAAGATGA CTGCGAAGGGAGTTACCTTTTTGTTTCACACACGGGGTTTGGTGGCGTTGCGTATGCAATGGCAGTTATTTGTATCAGACTTGGTGCAGAGGCAAACTTCGCAGCAAAGATTCCACAAACATTGGTTGGTACAGAGTCATTTTCTGTGCAAGGAGGGAACTTACCTTCTCAATCCTCTGACGAAGAGACACTCAAGATGGGTGATTACCGTGACATTCTAAGTCTTACAAGAGTTCTCATGTATGGTCCAAAGAGCAAAGCAGATGTTGACATTATTATTGACAA